A section of the Ignavibacteria bacterium genome encodes:
- a CDS encoding DNA-binding protein encodes MTALFDKTEKQNSEFPNGYSISGKHVTCSHCGGEQFQKKDILLNTPGLTFLGLDWANRTAITLICSSCRKIEWFAKEPERIE; translated from the coding sequence ATGACTGCGTTATTTGACAAAACAGAAAAACAAAATTCCGAATTCCCAAATGGTTATTCGATCAGTGGAAAACATGTAACCTGTTCTCACTGCGGTGGAGAGCAATTTCAAAAAAAAGATATTTTGCTCAATACGCCCGGATTAACTTTTCTCGGACTCGATTGGGCCAATAGAACTGCAATTACTCTTATCTGCAGCAGCTGCAGAAAGATTGAATGGTTTGCGAAAGAGCCTGAGAGAATAGAATAA
- a CDS encoding SDR family oxidoreductase — protein sequence MTSKYALITGATFGIGYELVKLFASDRHNLILIARDKTRLNELSIELNEKYKIEIITIEKDLSILDSAKEVFEQINQKNLPVEFLVNNAGFGLRGKFCENDLKTELEMIQLNITSLVQLTKLFLPKMIENKGGKIMNVASTAAFQSGPFMSIYYASKAFVLSFSESLDSELKGTGVTSTAFCPGPTKTKFFTRAEMENITLVKNKIIAPMTAEKAARIGYKGMMKGKRIVIPGLMNHIGVLSVKFVPRKIVTSIIRLINSEI from the coding sequence ATGACAAGTAAATACGCTCTAATCACAGGTGCAACTTTCGGTATCGGATACGAACTCGTAAAACTTTTTGCAAGCGATAGACACAATTTGATTTTAATTGCCAGAGACAAAACTAGGCTCAACGAATTATCCATTGAGCTAAATGAAAAATACAAAATCGAAATAATTACGATAGAAAAAGATTTATCTATTCTTGATTCAGCGAAAGAAGTGTTTGAACAGATTAATCAAAAGAATCTTCCAGTTGAATTCTTAGTCAACAATGCCGGCTTCGGTCTTCGTGGGAAATTCTGTGAAAACGATTTGAAAACTGAATTAGAGATGATTCAATTGAACATCACTTCTCTCGTACAATTAACAAAACTGTTTCTCCCAAAAATGATTGAAAATAAAGGGGGTAAAATCATGAACGTGGCATCAACAGCAGCGTTTCAATCGGGACCATTTATGAGCATTTATTATGCTTCAAAAGCTTTTGTCCTTTCGTTTTCGGAATCACTCGACAGCGAATTAAAAGGAACAGGTGTAACATCTACGGCTTTTTGTCCAGGTCCAACGAAAACGAAATTTTTTACTCGGGCTGAAATGGAAAATATTACCTTAGTAAAAAATAAAATAATTGCTCCAATGACTGCCGAGAAAGCCGCTCGCATTGGTTATAAAGGGATGATGAAAGGAAAAAGAATTGTAATTCCAGGACTAATGAATCACATCGGAGTACTGAGCGTTAAATTCGTACCCAGAAAAATTGTTACTTCGATAATACGTTTGATAAATAGTGAGATATAA
- a CDS encoding MerR family transcriptional regulator — MTPETKYSDEPKYKISAAAEKLGISVHTLRMYEREGLVIPFKKETYQRLYSDKDLERIGCIRNAINEDKISIQGIKRIFSLVPCWAIVKCSEEDKATCEALNGHAKPCWMFKHENNFCTGRECRECTVYNDYGNCGVIKEKLKELLL; from the coding sequence ATGACACCAGAAACAAAATACTCAGATGAGCCAAAGTACAAAATCAGTGCAGCAGCAGAAAAACTCGGAATATCAGTCCATACTTTGAGGATGTACGAAAGGGAAGGTTTGGTTATTCCATTTAAAAAAGAAACTTACCAGCGACTTTATTCTGATAAAGATTTGGAGCGGATCGGTTGTATTCGCAATGCCATCAACGAGGATAAAATAAGCATCCAAGGAATAAAAAGGATTTTTTCACTCGTCCCTTGCTGGGCGATTGTTAAGTGTTCTGAAGAAGACAAAGCAACTTGTGAAGCCTTGAATGGACATGCAAAACCATGCTGGATGTTTAAACACGAAAATAATTTTTGCACCGGCAGAGAATGCCGCGAATGTACTGTATACAATGATTATGGAAACTGCGGAGTAATAAAAGAAAAACTTAAAGAGTTGTTATTGTGA
- the tusE gene encoding TusE/DsrC/DsvC family sulfur relay protein → MPTKEIHGKSFEIDADGNLKNLSDWNENIAKALAKEEEVNDLTDRHWVVINYMRKEFQEKGDAPSIRKLTKESGVDTKELYALFPKGPAKKAAKIAGLPKPKGCI, encoded by the coding sequence ATGCCTACAAAAGAAATACACGGCAAATCGTTTGAGATTGATGCCGACGGCAATCTGAAGAACTTATCAGATTGGAACGAAAACATAGCGAAAGCACTCGCTAAGGAAGAAGAAGTCAATGATCTAACCGACCGCCATTGGGTTGTAATAAATTACATGCGCAAAGAGTTTCAAGAAAAAGGAGACGCGCCTTCAATTCGTAAATTAACGAAAGAAAGCGGCGTTGATACAAAAGAACTTTATGCATTATTTCCAAAAGGTCCGGCAAAAAAAGCTGCTAAAATTGCAGGTCTGCCGAAACCAAAAGGCTGCATATAA
- a CDS encoding ferrous iron transport protein A — MSSIFSLTDLRNGQKAIIRSIEVNGLNRRRFFDLGFIPGTEVSLAFKSPLADPIAYNIRGTVIAIRNEEAKNIKVEIISEINK; from the coding sequence ATGAGCAGTATTTTTAGTCTAACAGATTTACGGAATGGACAAAAAGCAATTATAAGATCAATTGAAGTCAACGGATTGAACCGCCGCAGATTCTTCGACCTCGGCTTTATTCCCGGGACAGAAGTGAGCTTGGCGTTCAAGAGTCCTCTTGCCGATCCGATAGCATACAATATTCGCGGGACGGTGATTGCAATTCGGAATGAAGAAGCAAAAAACATTAAGGTTGAAATTATCTCGGAGATTAATAAATGA
- a CDS encoding metal-dependent transcriptional regulator — MPNISKEDYLRVIYKNYTEGSLVTATVIAEKLKVSNAAVTDMLKKLSRAKFVNYIPYKGVELLPKGMETAVNLVRRHRIWETYLYKIVGLPLSLVDSEAENLEHSSSDELIDRLEEILGFPEFDPHGDPIPSKKGKIPKLKKNVALSELQIDECGSIARVSDDSTELLDHFSKLGIELAMEVKVIEKRSFDNSMLIRVKRKNHNISEKFAQNIFIELKQ; from the coding sequence ATGCCTAACATATCGAAAGAAGATTATCTTCGAGTCATTTATAAAAATTATACTGAAGGCTCGCTCGTGACGGCGACTGTTATCGCAGAAAAGCTGAAAGTTTCAAATGCTGCAGTAACAGATATGCTGAAAAAGTTATCGAGGGCGAAGTTTGTCAATTACATTCCTTATAAAGGCGTGGAGTTGCTGCCGAAAGGAATGGAAACGGCAGTGAATCTTGTCCGCAGGCACAGAATCTGGGAGACTTACTTGTATAAAATCGTAGGTCTGCCTCTTTCGCTGGTCGATTCGGAAGCCGAAAATCTCGAGCATAGTTCGTCCGACGAATTGATAGATCGCTTAGAGGAAATCCTTGGATTCCCTGAATTCGATCCGCACGGCGACCCAATTCCGAGCAAGAAGGGCAAAATTCCAAAACTCAAAAAGAATGTAGCTCTATCCGAATTGCAAATTGACGAATGCGGCTCAATAGCCCGCGTAAGCGATGACAGCACCGAACTTCTCGATCACTTCAGCAAGCTTGGAATTGAGTTGGCGATGGAAGTAAAGGTGATAGAAAAAAGAAGTTTCGATAACTCAATGCTGATACGAGTTAAAAGAAAGAATCACAACATAAGCGAAAAGTTTGCCCAAAATATATTTATAGAGTTAAAACAATGA
- a CDS encoding nitroreductase: MTLSHTTKNELHELISKRFSPKNFSPKEINYDIMKTILEAGRSAPSSFNQQPWRFIITQRNDESFEKLLRCLSPKNAEWAKNAGALILSVAKKKFDHNGSENRHAVHDVGLAVAAMVFQALTFDIFSHQMGGFSSEKAKTTFNIPDDHEPVAVIAFGYLDKDYFTDEKLKQKFSETRNRIALENLAFKDSWGNSFLH, encoded by the coding sequence ATGACGTTGAGCCATACCACAAAGAATGAATTACACGAATTGATCTCAAAAAGATTCAGCCCAAAGAATTTCTCACCAAAAGAAATTAACTATGACATTATGAAAACGATTTTAGAAGCTGGAAGATCAGCTCCATCAAGTTTTAATCAGCAGCCATGGAGATTCATTATTACCCAAAGAAATGACGAATCATTTGAGAAACTGCTTCGATGCCTGTCACCGAAAAATGCCGAATGGGCAAAAAATGCGGGTGCTTTAATTTTATCCGTGGCGAAGAAAAAATTTGATCATAATGGTTCAGAAAATCGCCATGCTGTTCACGATGTTGGACTCGCAGTTGCAGCAATGGTTTTTCAGGCATTGACATTTGATATTTTCTCGCATCAAATGGGCGGATTCTCAAGCGAAAAAGCAAAAACAACTTTTAATATTCCCGATGATCACGAACCAGTCGCTGTAATTGCTTTTGGCTATCTTGATAAAGATTATTTCACAGATGAAAAGTTGAAACAGAAATTCTCTGAAACAAGAAATCGAATCGCTTTGGAAAATTTGGCTTTTAAAGATTCATGGGGGAATAGTTTTTTACACTAA
- a CDS encoding DUF1641 domain-containing protein, which yields MGQEKLQIQMNELNAKLDIILEEIELQKRHRREMEDLKDDLMRVGKDVYQTAVEELDQIHDYVNSRDILHFGKYMLRNVNTISKVIQQLESAKDFLTDASPLIRESIIDFMAKLDEFDRKGYFEFMKELGKVSDRVVTSFNVEDIKSLGDNVVTILNTVKNLTQPDMLHTINNAINVYKKLDIEVTEKVTFLSLLKELNDPETKKGLTFAIRFLKNLANEQAVSNNKETKIVKTN from the coding sequence ATGGGACAAGAAAAATTACAAATCCAGATGAACGAGTTAAATGCAAAGCTCGATATCATTCTCGAAGAGATCGAGCTTCAGAAACGGCATCGAAGAGAAATGGAAGATCTTAAAGATGATTTGATGAGGGTTGGAAAAGATGTTTATCAAACTGCTGTTGAAGAGTTAGATCAAATTCACGATTACGTCAATTCACGGGATATTCTTCATTTTGGCAAGTACATGCTGAGAAATGTAAACACGATCAGCAAAGTTATCCAGCAGTTAGAGAGTGCAAAAGATTTCTTGACAGATGCATCACCATTGATAAGGGAATCGATAATTGACTTCATGGCAAAACTAGATGAATTCGATAGAAAAGGATATTTCGAATTCATGAAAGAATTGGGTAAAGTTTCTGACAGAGTAGTGACTTCATTTAATGTAGAAGATATAAAGAGTCTTGGAGATAACGTCGTTACAATTCTGAATACTGTAAAAAATCTTACCCAACCCGATATGCTTCATACGATCAACAATGCAATCAACGTTTATAAAAAACTCGATATAGAAGTCACAGAAAAAGTAACTTTTTTATCATTATTAAAAGAACTTAACGATCCTGAGACTAAAAAAGGATTAACATTTGCGATTAGATTTTTAAAGAATCTTGCAAACGAACAAGCTGTATCGAATAACAAAGAGACAAAAATTGTAAAAACAAATTAA
- a CDS encoding M3 family metallopeptidase translates to MRSFLYLITTILFLQNLCIAQNNMMKTANPFFEEYKTPFQVPPFDKIKEVHYMPAFKAGMEEQQKEVDDIINNNAAPTFSNTIEALEYSGNLLNKVSYVFYNLNSADTNESLQKIAKDVSPLLSKHRDDINLSEKLFQRVKSVYENRSNFNLTPEQIRLLDEYYKDFVRGGANLDEKQKERMREINKELSLLTLKFGENNLKETNSFKMILENEEDLIGLPQSNKESSSKAAKEAGLDGKWLFTLDKPSLIPFLQYSNRRDLREKMFKAYINRGNNNNEYDNKEILSKIVSLRIEKAKLLGYNNHAEFILEENMAKTPDKVYEFMKQLWEPALGVAKNEAAELQEMIKKDGGDFQLAPWDWWYYSERIKKEKYELDEEEMRPYFKLENVRNGVFDVANKLYGITFYERKDIPIYHPDVQVFEVKESDGKHIGILFMDFHPRQGKRVGAWMNSFRKQYREKGKNITPLIANVCNFSKPTANKPALLSFEEVETLFHEFGHALHGLLSNSTYPSLTGTSVPRDFVELCSQIMENWANEPEVLKTYARHYLTNEPIPDELIERMKKAEHFNQGFATVEYLAAAFLDMDLHTLNEPISIDPMEFEEKSLINIQLIPEIVVRYRSPYFNHIFSGGYSSGYYSYVWAEVLDADAFEAFKETSLFDKKTAQSFRDNILSKGGTEDPMELYLKFRGREPKVDPLLKRKGLN, encoded by the coding sequence ATGAGAAGTTTTCTTTATTTAATCACCACAATTCTTTTTTTACAAAACCTATGTATAGCACAAAATAATATGATGAAAACCGCTAATCCCTTTTTTGAAGAATACAAAACTCCCTTCCAAGTTCCACCATTCGATAAGATTAAAGAAGTGCATTATATGCCTGCATTCAAAGCTGGGATGGAAGAACAACAAAAAGAAGTAGATGATATTATTAACAACAATGCAGCCCCAACTTTTTCAAACACAATTGAAGCACTTGAATACAGCGGAAATCTTCTTAATAAAGTCAGCTATGTTTTTTACAATTTGAATTCAGCTGACACAAATGAATCACTTCAGAAAATTGCGAAAGATGTTTCACCGCTTCTATCAAAGCATCGTGATGATATTAACTTAAGCGAAAAACTTTTTCAAAGAGTTAAGTCAGTTTACGAAAATCGAAGTAATTTTAATTTAACTCCAGAGCAAATCAGATTACTCGATGAATACTACAAAGATTTTGTTCGAGGCGGAGCTAATTTAGATGAAAAGCAAAAAGAAAGAATGCGAGAAATTAATAAAGAGCTTTCTCTTCTCACATTAAAATTTGGCGAGAACAACTTAAAGGAAACCAATTCATTTAAAATGATTTTGGAAAATGAAGAAGATCTTATCGGATTGCCTCAGTCAAATAAAGAAAGCTCGAGCAAAGCTGCGAAAGAAGCTGGTTTAGATGGTAAATGGTTATTCACATTAGACAAGCCAAGTCTCATTCCATTTCTTCAGTACTCAAATCGACGTGATTTGCGTGAAAAAATGTTCAAAGCTTACATTAACCGCGGAAATAATAACAACGAGTATGACAATAAAGAAATTTTATCGAAAATTGTTTCGCTTCGCATAGAAAAGGCTAAACTGCTTGGATACAACAACCATGCTGAATTTATACTTGAAGAAAATATGGCAAAGACTCCGGATAAAGTTTATGAATTCATGAAACAGTTATGGGAGCCAGCTTTGGGTGTAGCTAAAAATGAAGCAGCCGAGCTTCAGGAAATGATTAAAAAAGATGGAGGTGATTTTCAGTTAGCACCGTGGGATTGGTGGTACTATTCCGAAAGAATTAAAAAAGAGAAATATGAACTAGATGAAGAAGAAATGCGGCCGTATTTCAAGTTAGAAAACGTCAGAAACGGCGTATTTGATGTTGCCAACAAACTGTATGGAATTACTTTTTACGAAAGAAAAGATATTCCAATTTATCATCCCGACGTTCAAGTATTTGAAGTTAAAGAATCTGATGGTAAACATATCGGAATCCTATTCATGGATTTTCACCCACGGCAAGGTAAAAGAGTCGGTGCCTGGATGAATTCCTTCCGCAAGCAGTATCGTGAGAAAGGGAAAAACATCACTCCATTAATTGCAAACGTTTGCAATTTCTCCAAACCAACAGCAAACAAACCTGCACTTCTTAGCTTTGAAGAGGTAGAAACATTATTTCATGAATTTGGTCATGCTCTTCATGGGTTGCTTTCAAACAGTACATATCCAAGTTTAACAGGGACTTCGGTACCGCGTGATTTTGTTGAACTCTGTTCTCAAATCATGGAAAATTGGGCGAATGAACCTGAAGTTCTAAAAACTTATGCACGACATTATTTAACTAACGAACCGATTCCCGATGAACTTATCGAACGAATGAAAAAAGCAGAACACTTCAATCAAGGATTTGCAACTGTAGAATATCTTGCTGCTGCATTTCTCGATATGGACTTGCACACTTTGAATGAGCCAATTTCAATTGATCCAATGGAATTTGAAGAGAAGTCTCTCATAAATATTCAATTAATTCCAGAAATAGTTGTGCGCTATAGAAGTCCATATTTCAATCATATTTTTTCCGGCGGATACTCATCGGGGTACTACAGTTATGTTTGGGCAGAAGTCCTCGATGCTGATGCTTTTGAAGCATTTAAAGAAACAAGTTTGTTTGATAAAAAAACTGCACAGAGTTTTCGAGATAATATTCTCTCAAAAGGGGGAACCGAAGATCCAATGGAACTCTATCTAAAATTTAGAGGGAGAGAACCAAAAGTTGATCCTTTGTTGAAAAGAAAAGGCCTCAATTAG
- a CDS encoding zinc-binding dehydrogenase: MIRQVYRIDRPGSIRKLKFVSEPLDAPLKNEVTVEVKAIGLNFADIFTILGFYKAAPKRNFIPGLEFSGVIIQKGSAVNDFQIGDSVMGVIKFGSYATHLNIDQRYTLKLPDEWTFDEGASFIVNALTAFYALTKLGNLHSGGTVLIESAAGGVGIYANRIAKKFSAFTIGIVGREEKVKFAKSEGYDEVLLRDKNLKNNIRTALKDRTLDLVLEAVGGKGLTDKFNLLAPTGRMIIYGSASFSTGKFGSNYLKLIYNYMKRPKIDTLNIIEQNRTVSGFNLIWIYDRVDMLKGMLPEILELNLPKPIINERFPFEQLPNAVARLKSGETIGKVVLTV; the protein is encoded by the coding sequence ATGATTAGACAAGTTTATAGAATTGACCGACCTGGTTCAATTAGGAAATTGAAGTTCGTTTCAGAACCTTTAGACGCTCCACTCAAAAACGAAGTTACTGTCGAAGTTAAAGCAATCGGATTGAATTTTGCAGATATCTTTACCATCCTTGGTTTTTATAAAGCGGCACCGAAACGAAACTTTATTCCTGGTTTAGAATTTTCTGGAGTGATTATACAGAAAGGATCAGCTGTTAATGATTTCCAAATCGGTGATAGTGTGATGGGAGTAATCAAATTTGGAAGTTATGCAACACATTTAAATATTGACCAACGTTATACGCTTAAGCTGCCCGATGAATGGACATTCGATGAAGGGGCAAGTTTTATAGTTAATGCTCTAACTGCCTTTTACGCACTAACTAAGTTGGGAAATCTACATTCTGGTGGGACTGTTTTAATTGAAAGTGCAGCCGGTGGAGTCGGAATTTATGCGAATCGAATTGCGAAAAAGTTTTCTGCTTTTACGATTGGAATTGTAGGAAGAGAAGAGAAAGTAAAATTCGCAAAATCAGAAGGATATGATGAAGTATTATTGAGAGATAAGAATCTTAAAAATAATATCCGAACTGCATTGAAAGATCGTACTCTTGATCTCGTTTTGGAAGCTGTAGGCGGAAAAGGTTTGACAGACAAATTTAATTTACTCGCCCCAACCGGAAGGATGATTATCTACGGAAGTGCAAGTTTCTCAACGGGCAAATTTGGTTCAAATTATCTAAAACTCATTTATAATTACATGAAAAGACCAAAGATTGACACTTTGAATATCATCGAACAAAATAGAACTGTCAGCGGATTCAACTTGATTTGGATTTATGATAGAGTCGACATGTTGAAAGGAATGCTTCCAGAAATTCTAGAATTAAATTTACCCAAACCAATTATTAACGAACGATTTCCATTTGAGCAGCTTCCAAATGCGGTCGCACGATTAAAATCCGGGGAAACAATTGGGAAAGTTGTACTAACTGTATAA
- a CDS encoding NRDE family protein, whose translation MCLILLAKNFHPDFKLIIAANRDEFYERPTEGAKFWNDHPNLLAGKDLKANGTWLGVIRKGKIAAITNYRDFYSQREKSEFKSRGKLVLKFLSEKLSLTEFSSCISQHGYEYNSFNMIFGNFDELIHYSNISKSLTRIENGIHGISNHLLNTAWPKVHWGKLRFGEIISKNSFSIEEIFNLLSDDKQFDDALLPDTGVGIEYERVLSSIFIKSPIYGTRSSTIITIDRTNYVKFTERTFHHENENFTFVNHEFQIE comes from the coding sequence ATGTGTCTAATTCTCCTAGCAAAAAACTTTCATCCTGATTTTAAGCTGATAATTGCTGCCAATCGTGATGAGTTTTATGAACGACCAACTGAAGGTGCAAAGTTCTGGAATGACCACCCGAATCTCCTTGCCGGAAAAGACTTGAAAGCAAACGGGACTTGGCTCGGAGTTATTCGAAAAGGAAAAATTGCCGCCATTACCAATTACAGAGATTTTTATTCACAAAGAGAAAAATCAGAATTCAAATCGAGGGGAAAGCTGGTATTAAAGTTTCTATCAGAAAAATTATCTCTAACGGAGTTTTCTTCCTGCATTTCTCAACATGGATACGAGTACAATTCATTCAATATGATATTCGGGAATTTTGACGAGCTTATTCATTATTCAAATATTTCAAAGAGTCTCACTCGAATTGAAAATGGGATACACGGGATAAGCAATCATCTGCTGAACACTGCGTGGCCAAAAGTTCATTGGGGCAAGCTTAGGTTTGGAGAGATAATTTCAAAAAACAGCTTTTCCATTGAGGAGATATTTAATTTATTGTCGGATGATAAACAATTCGATGATGCACTTCTGCCCGATACTGGTGTGGGAATAGAATATGAGAGAGTGCTCTCTTCTATTTTTATCAAATCACCAATCTACGGTACGAGATCATCCACAATAATCACAATAGATAGAACCAATTACGTAAAGTTTACAGAAAGAACTTTTCATCATGAGAACGAGAACTTCACTTTTGTTAATCACGAATTCCAAATTGAATGA
- a CDS encoding NAD(P)/FAD-dependent oxidoreductase, producing MKKLVILGAGTAGTMMLNKLNGTLDKNEWQITIVDQFETHYYQPGFLFIPFGIYNRKDVIKPKRDFFPPGTNVIMSEIEKIEPKENRVLLKNNQVLSYDYLIIATGAKIAPEETEGLKDGLWHKNVFDFYTIEGACALADFFKHWEGGKLVISITEMPIKCPVAPLEFAFLADWYFTEKGIRDKVEIHFVTPLDGAFTKPKASAILGDFLQKKNIKLTSEFNIARVDNEAKKIVSWDEIEIPFDVLVTIPTNKGDELIERSEIGDELNFIPTDKHTLLAEGYENIFVIGDATNLPSSKAGSVAHFQADILFENLLSVIEGRKPHAKFDGHANCFIESGFGKGILIDFNYDTEPLPGKFPLPGVGPFSLLEETKMNHYGKIMFRWMYWNFLLKGVELPIEANMSMAGKRM from the coding sequence ATGAAAAAACTCGTGATTCTTGGTGCAGGAACCGCCGGCACCATGATGCTTAATAAACTAAATGGCACATTAGATAAGAATGAATGGCAGATTACGATAGTCGATCAATTCGAGACTCATTATTATCAACCTGGATTTCTTTTCATCCCATTTGGGATTTATAACCGAAAAGATGTGATAAAACCCAAGAGAGATTTTTTCCCTCCTGGTACAAACGTGATAATGTCTGAAATCGAAAAGATAGAACCGAAAGAAAATCGTGTTCTGCTAAAGAATAATCAGGTCCTAAGCTATGATTATTTGATTATCGCCACTGGTGCGAAGATTGCACCCGAAGAAACAGAAGGACTAAAAGACGGTCTGTGGCATAAAAACGTTTTTGACTTTTATACGATTGAAGGTGCGTGCGCACTCGCTGATTTTTTCAAACACTGGGAAGGTGGAAAACTTGTCATCAGCATTACGGAGATGCCGATTAAATGTCCCGTTGCTCCGCTCGAGTTCGCTTTTTTGGCAGATTGGTACTTCACGGAAAAAGGGATTCGCGATAAAGTTGAAATTCATTTCGTAACTCCATTAGACGGAGCTTTTACAAAACCAAAAGCTTCTGCGATCCTCGGCGATTTCCTTCAAAAGAAAAATATTAAGCTCACATCTGAATTCAATATTGCACGGGTGGATAACGAAGCAAAGAAGATTGTTTCATGGGATGAGATTGAAATTCCTTTTGATGTTCTTGTTACAATTCCAACTAATAAGGGGGATGAACTGATTGAACGCAGCGAAATTGGTGACGAGTTAAATTTCATTCCAACAGATAAGCATACTCTCTTAGCAGAAGGTTATGAAAATATTTTTGTTATAGGTGATGCGACAAATCTACCAAGTTCTAAAGCAGGTTCGGTTGCTCACTTTCAAGCTGATATTTTATTTGAAAATTTACTTAGTGTGATTGAAGGTCGCAAACCCCACGCAAAATTCGATGGACACGCTAACTGCTTTATTGAATCAGGATTTGGCAAGGGGATTTTAATTGATTTCAATTATGATACGGAACCGTTGCCGGGAAAATTTCCTCTGCCGGGAGTGGGACCTTTTTCACTACTCGAAGAAACAAAAATGAATCACTATGGAAAGATCATGTTCCGATGGATGTACTGGAATTTTCTGCTTAAAGGTGTCGAACTACCGATTGAAGCAAACATGTCGATGGCAGGCAAGAGGATGTAA
- the queE gene encoding 7-carboxy-7-deazaguanine synthase QueE: protein MLKVNEIFYSIQGESSYAGLPCVFIRLTFCNLRCTYCDTEYAFYEGKDMTIEEILTEIKKYDCKLLEVTGGEPLTQNESFDLLKRLCNEQYEVLLETSGSISIQDVDKRVKIIMDLKTPSSGMMNKNLYENVTLLKPSDEIKFVLSNREDYDWAKEIISQHNLNDKCTVLMGCVFNKLKPIELVKWILEDKLNVRFQIQLHKYIWEPTRRGV from the coding sequence ATGCTCAAAGTAAACGAAATATTTTATTCCATTCAGGGAGAGTCGAGCTATGCTGGTTTGCCATGCGTATTTATACGACTAACTTTTTGCAACCTGCGATGCACCTACTGCGATACTGAATATGCTTTTTACGAAGGTAAAGATATGACGATCGAAGAGATATTGACCGAAATAAAAAAGTATGACTGCAAATTGCTTGAAGTTACCGGCGGTGAGCCGCTTACCCAAAACGAATCATTTGATTTATTGAAACGATTGTGTAATGAACAATATGAAGTCCTTTTAGAAACAAGCGGAAGCATTTCAATTCAAGATGTCGACAAGCGAGTAAAAATCATAATGGACTTAAAAACACCATCAAGCGGAATGATGAATAAAAATTTGTATGAGAATGTGACCCTACTTAAACCTTCAGATGAGATCAAGTTTGTCCTTAGTAATCGTGAAGATTATGACTGGGCAAAAGAAATAATATCCCAACATAATTTGAACGATAAATGCACTGTGCTGATGGGATGTGTATTTAACAAACTAAAACCAATCGAACTTGTAAAGTGGATTCTTGAAGATAAACTTAATGTTAGATTCCAGATTCAGCTTCATAAATACATTTGGGAACCAACTCGCCGCGGTGTATAA